The following nucleotide sequence is from Gammaproteobacteria bacterium.
TTAAACGTTCTTAAGCAGCGTGGCATTCATATTTTAGGCCCTGGCGCGGGTGATCAGGCATGTGGCGAAGTGGGTCTTGGTCGTATGTTAGAGCCAGGACAATTAGTCGAAGATATCGCAGAACTGTTTACGGCCGGCATCTTGTCGGGGACGAAATTATTGCTGACCGCAGGGCCAACACGTGAGCCGATTGATGCCATGCGTTTTCTTAGTAATCGCAGTTCAGGCAAAATGGGCTATGCCCTGGCGCAAGCTGCCATCGAGGCCGGTGCTGATGTCACGCTTGTTAGCGGTCCTGTTGCACTGACGCCACCAGCAAGAGCAAAATGCCTTAACGTTAACAGTGCCAACGAGATGTATGAGGCGGTGATGTCTGAGGTGCTTACTAACGATGTCTTTATTGCTGCTGCGGCTGTGGCCGATTATCGACCGCTTAATTCTTCAAAAGAAAAAGTAAAACGCAAAGACGATGATGTCAATTTAGCGTTGACCCCAAACCGTGACATTGTTGCCAGTGTCGCGGCCTTACCAAACAAGCCGTTTACGGTTGGTTTTGCAGCAGAGACCAGTGATGTTGAAAATCATGCACGAGGTAAACTTGAACGCAAAGGGCTGAACCTTATTGCCGCCAATCAAGTCGGTGAGGGTCAGGGCGCTGAAGTGGATGATAATGCCATGACCTTGTACTGGGCGGATGGTAGTCAGCACCTGGAAAAAACGACCAAGCATAAGCTGGCACGCCAGATGGTGGCCATCATTGGAGCGCATTATCATGCAGCAACTTGAGCTCAAAGTGCTCGATAAGCGCGTGGGTAGCGAGTTCCCTCTACCTGCCTACGCCACTGATGGTGCGGCGGGTCTGGATTTGCGCGCCATGCTGGATCAAATGACAATAATTGCACCTGGCGAGACGATTCTGATCCCGACCGGTATAGCCATCCACATTGGTGACCCGGCCTATGCGGCGATAATTTTGCCGCGTTCGGGCTTAGGTCATAAACACGGCATTGTGTTGGGTAATTTGGTGGGTTTGATTGATTCAGATTATCAAGGTGGCTTGTTCGTTTCTTGCTGGAACCGTAGTCAAGTAGAATTTAGTATCGAAGTGGGCGAGCGCATTGCCCAGCTGGTGGTGATACCTGTTGTACAGGTTACGTTCGGCATTGTTGAAGAATTCAATATTAGTGACCGAGCTGAGGGAGGCTTTGGTCACTCTGGTCGCATCTAGCAGCTCAAGAATGGCTTAAGGATACCTCTGGTTTATCCATCAACTCAACTCTTGTGCCTGAATAAATCAAAGGTTCATTGAAATAAGGATTAGGTTTAAGCAGTTGATAAAGTTAGGGTAATGAAAAATAAGCTTAAGTTATTCAATAAGTCCGCTCAGAGTGCTAGCTCTTTCAACTTGACGCAGACTATTCATGAGACAAAATTCAGTATTCAGGGCTTGCTATGGATACTAGCGATGCTTGCTATTGCCATTATTCTTGCCGTAGGCGCGGGTGTCTACGTATTATTGACCGAGCATTTTAGCCAACGCTACGAGCAACAAAACGATGCTGATGCCAATACGATAGGTCGTGAGTTATCTAATTATTTTATTCGCTTTCATTCGCGTATAGAAATCCTTGCTAATGATCCGATTGCCGAGCAGGCGTTAGAGAATGTCAATCCAGATGCCCTGCAGCAACGTGAGGCGGAGATTGCCGTGCTTTTCCCTGAGGCAATGCGAGTTATGTTGTTGCCTGCGAATATCGTACGCACTGCTCGTCCGGGCGACTTTCCGGAGCTTGGTTTTGCTGATATTGATTTGCTTGATTCGCATGGGCGAGGTGTTAACCCACCTTTAGAGAGTCACCAATTTGCTAGCGACTATAGTCATATTGATTTTATTAACCGTATAGAAAGCCACTCTAATCGCAGTTTATTAGGGTTTTTGTTGGTGAGTTTTAAAGACGATTTCCTCAATGAGGTGGTCAAAGAGATGGCGCAATACGGTGGTGGGTATTTTGAATTACAGCAACCGCTGGCAAAAGGTAGACCGTTAGTGTTGGCCAAGTATGGCGATGTTGCATTATCAGAAACTGGCAATGCGCTTGAACGGTCAATAAACGGCACTGCATGGCGTTCGCATTATTTTCCGCCGGCGCCTGTGTCATTGGGTTTCGAGTTGAATGCGCGTTATTACGCCATGATTTTTATCGCTGCAGCCTTGGTTTTACTTATACTGATTGTGGTGTTTGCGCGTTTGATCGCAAATTCAGTGCGTAAAGACCTTGGCAGTATCGTGTCACTGGTACGCGACATGGTGGCCGGTCGATTATTACGGCAAGTGAGTGATATTCGTTTGCGTAATTTTGTTAGCACTTACGATATGATTAGCCGTATTGATGTTGATGCCACACCAACACCTATTCAGGTAGATCATGACAGC
It contains:
- the dut gene encoding dUTP diphosphatase, whose amino-acid sequence is MMQQLELKVLDKRVGSEFPLPAYATDGAAGLDLRAMLDQMTIIAPGETILIPTGIAIHIGDPAYAAIILPRSGLGHKHGIVLGNLVGLIDSDYQGGLFVSCWNRSQVEFSIEVGERIAQLVVIPVVQVTFGIVEEFNISDRAEGGFGHSGRI
- the coaBC gene encoding bifunctional phosphopantothenoylcysteine decarboxylase/phosphopantothenate--cysteine ligase CoaBC, whose translation is MELVNKRVLLGVSGSIAAYKSAELVRLLRQQGAEVRVVMTATATEFIQPLTFQALSGNIVYSAWDEADRGDGMGHIELARWADVIVIAPASADLLARLRQGMANDLLTTLCLASDSTLAVAPAMNRLMWENAATKDNLNVLKQRGIHILGPGAGDQACGEVGLGRMLEPGQLVEDIAELFTAGILSGTKLLLTAGPTREPIDAMRFLSNRSSGKMGYALAQAAIEAGADVTLVSGPVALTPPARAKCLNVNSANEMYEAVMSEVLTNDVFIAAAAVADYRPLNSSKEKVKRKDDDVNLALTPNRDIVASVAALPNKPFTVGFAAETSDVENHARGKLERKGLNLIAANQVGEGQGAEVDDNAMTLYWADGSQHLEKTTKHKLARQMVAIIGAHYHAAT